One part of the Anaerolineales bacterium genome encodes these proteins:
- a CDS encoding PTS glucitol/sorbitol transporter subunit IIB: protein MNAFLVKVGRGVGGVVGALYQAGRDAVDQVVVNILPFMAFISLVIGIILATGIGDWIANLLAPLAGSLFGLLALSVIIAIPVLSPLLGPGAVIAQIIGTLLGSTLLANGSIPPSYALPALFAINPQVGCDFIPVGLALGEAEPETVEVGVPAVLFSRLITGPVAVLIAFLFMPLLPY from the coding sequence ATGAATGCGTTCCTCGTAAAAGTTGGCCGTGGTGTTGGTGGCGTCGTTGGCGCTCTCTACCAAGCCGGCCGTGACGCTGTAGATCAGGTTGTCGTCAACATTCTGCCTTTCATGGCCTTCATCAGTTTGGTGATCGGTATCATCCTTGCCACTGGCATCGGTGACTGGATCGCCAACCTGCTGGCTCCCCTGGCGGGCAGCCTGTTTGGCCTGTTGGCTCTGTCCGTGATCATTGCCATCCCCGTGCTCTCGCCCCTGCTGGGCCCCGGCGCGGTGATCGCTCAGATCATCGGTACCCTGTTGGGCAGCACCCTGCTGGCCAACGGTAGCATTCCCCCTTCCTACGCTCTGCCGGCGCTGTTTGCCATCAACCCGCAAGTGGGTTGTGACTTCATCCCGGTCGGCCTGGCCCTGGGTGAAGCTGAGCCCGAGACTGTGGAAGTTGGCGTGCCGGCGGTGCTGTTCTCCCGCCTCATCACCGGCCCCGTGGCTGTGTTGATCGCCTTCCTGTTCATGCCCCTGCTTCCCTACTAA